From the genome of Triticum aestivum cultivar Chinese Spring chromosome 3B, IWGSC CS RefSeq v2.1, whole genome shotgun sequence, one region includes:
- the LOC123071951 gene encoding uncharacterized protein isoform X2 (The sequence of the model RefSeq protein was modified relative to this genomic sequence to represent the inferred CDS: added 19 bases not found in genome assembly), with protein MKRSVLANLSWWRFRESHVKFTCCIPMDNSQSQPLPPGVGAWQPPPSNHPPQFQHPPQFQHPSQFQPTPRPHAYPTPYDTRPNGGSNQNGATMYYATQPFHPSPHPHAYPTPYDTRPNNGNNQNTAGTFYATQPSMLFAPAQSTPSVTTEAGNGQPDLKAHQTAHEVANHNANAANIESAVQEAVLHEQDIETQQVIQNQRQAKSTNDPAEYGEDILSSRRDPNALKEHLLKMTVDHRAEMANKRGKSLHPDNGNVEIGNGYGVPGGGAYHAGNLSSAQMNKPKDDAEKAKGDDGLPEFLKQRLKARGILKDKAANDSSMAKQNADSQEGHNKSAQELPPGWAETKDPTTGASYFYNQSTGVTQWDRPGGTVNTVQHQPAPSLPENWEEALDKSTGQKYYYNTKTQATQWEPPTSVNPVIVPQASTLVAVQPTTQNTDLWNPHIQRCSGCGGWGVGLVQPWGYCNHCTRVQNLPFQQYPSYSNNIVPSSVANAPKSQGNIAAKDRSSSKPPSGKINKKDNRKRGRAEEDELDPMDPSSYSDAPRGGWVVGLKGVQPRAADTTASGPLFQQRPYPSPGAVLRKNAEAASGGGKKRGGMAAISKRGDGSDGLGEAD; from the exons CGAACTTAAGCTGGTGGAGATTTCGTGAGTCACACGTCAAATTTACCTGCTGCATACCGATGGACAACTCTCAGAGTCAGCCATTACCTCCTGGTGTTGGAGCATGGCAGCCGCCACCTTCAAATCATCCTCCACAATTTCAGCATCCTCCACAATTTCAGCATCCCTCACAATTTCAACCTACCCCACGCCCACATGCTTATCCAACACCATATGACACCAGACCCAATGGTGGTAGCAATCAAAATGGAGCAACCATGTACTATGCAACACAaccttttcatcctagtccacatCCACATGCTTATCCAACACCATACGACACCAGGCCCAATAATGGCAACAATCAAAATACAGCAGGAACATTCTATGCTACACAACCTAGCATGCTTTTTGCTCCCGCTCAAAGTACTCCTAGTGTCACCACAGAAGCTGGGAATGGACAACCAGATCTCAAGGCCCATCAGACTGCTCACGAGGTTGCCAACCATAACGCAAATGCAGCAAACATCGAATCTGCTGTCCAAGAGGCTGTTCTTCACGAACAG GACATTGAGACGCAGCAAGTAATACAAAATCAAAG GCAAGCAAAATCAACAAATGACCCTGCAGAATATGGGGAAGACATACTTTCGAGCCGGCGCGACCCTAATGCACTGAAG GAACACTTGCTGAAGATGACGGTTGACCATCGTGCAGAGATGGCAAATAAAAGGGGAAAGTCACTTCATCCAGATAATG GCAATGTTGAAATTGGCAATGGCTATGGTGTACCAGGAGGCGGTGCTTATCATGCTGGAAATTTGTCAAGTGCTCAAATGA ATAAACCAAAAGATGATGCTGAGAAAGCGAAAGGTGATGACGGTCTCCCCGAGTTTCTGAAGCAGAGGTTAAAAGCAAGGGGAATTCTTAAAGACAAGGCAGCAAATGATAGCAGCATGGCTAAACAAAAT GCAGATTCTCAAGAAGGCCACAACAAATCAGCCCAAGAGTTACCTCCTGGTTGG gcTGAGACGAAGGATCCAACGACTGGTGCTTCTTATTTCTACAACCAAAGCACCGGAGTGACCCAATGGGATCGTCCTGGTGGTACCGTGAATACTGTGCAGCATCAACCTGCTCCATCATTGCCAGAAAATTGGGAGGAGGCACTTGACAAATCAACAG GCCAGAAATACTACTATAACACAAAGACACAGGCAACACAGTGGGAGCCACCTACTTCTGTGAACCCAGTTATTGTGCCACAAGCATCCACCCTTGTTGCAGTTCAGCCTACCACTCAAAATACTGATCTTTGGAACCCTCACATACAAAGATGTTCAGGCTGTGGTGGCTGGGGAGTCGGTCTTGTCCAGCCGTGGGGATATTGCAATCACTGCACAAG GGTTCAAAATCTGCCTTTTCAACAGTATCCGTCTTACTCGAACAATATCGTGCCCTCAAGTGTCGCCAATGCTCCCAAAAGTCAAGGAAACATTGCAGCTAAGGACAG ATCAAGTTCAAAACCCCCTTCaggaaaaataaacaaaaaagatAACCGAAAAAGAGGCCGCGCTGAGGAGGATGAGCTTGACCCAATGGATCCAAGCTCTTACTCAGATGCTCCACGGGGTGGCTG GGTTGTTGGCCTGAAGGGTGTACAGCCACGAGCAGCGGATACAACTGCATCT GGCCCTCTGTTCCAACAAAGACCGTATCCCTCACCTGGCGCCGTGTTGAGGAAAAATGCGGAGGCGGCATCCGGCGGCGGCAAGAAACGCGGTGGTATGGCTGCGATCAGCAAAAGAGGGGATGGGAGTGATGGGCTTGGGGAAGCGGATTAA
- the LOC123071953 gene encoding AP-4 complex subunit epsilon: MEQLRTIGRELAMGSQGGWGQSKEFLDLVKSIGEARSKAEEDRIISRELEHLKRRLADPDVPRRKMKELLLRLVYAEMLGHDASFGHIHAVKMTHDESLPLKRTGYLAVALFIDERHDLVILVVNTIQKDLRSDNYLVVCAALTAASRLIGEEAIPAVLPQVVDLLAHPKEAVRKKAVMALHRFYQRSPSSVSHLVSNFRKRLCDNDPGVMGATLCPLYDLILEDPNAYKDLVVSFVNILKQVAERRLPTSYDYHQMPAPFIQIKLLKILAVLGSGDKSASGHMYTVLGDIFRKGDTASNIGNAILYECICCVSCIFPNSKMLDAAAETTSKFLKSDSHNLKYMGIDALGRLIKINPDIAEQHQLAVIDCLEDPDDTLKRKTFELLYKMTKSTNVEVIVDRMIEYMISITDHHYKAEIASRCVELAEQFAPSNQWFIQTMNKVFEHAGDLVNIRVAHNLMRLIAEGFGEEDEGADSQLRSSAVNSYLRILGEPKLPSSFLQIICWVLGEYGTADGKHPASYIIGKLCDVAEAHPTDDTVRGYAVSAILKIFAFEIAVGRKSDMLPEFQSLVDELSSSHSTDLQQRAYEVQALLGLDKQAVESVMPIDASCEDIEVDRNLSFLNSYVQQALENGATPYIPESERSGVVSVGNYRAQDQHETSAHALRFEAYELPKPSVPTATSQSSVSLPTTDLVPVPEPSHYREDHHQARSRPSGNAVSGEFGAKLRLDGVQKKWGRESYTSSIPSSSTSSQQAANGSSNSDGGGLVTSQSRESSYGSKSQQGTEVSAEKQRLAASLFGSSAAKPNRKGHTGRKAAKESSSTEKVTPQPAKEQVTPAAPPPDLLDLGEEPVSSSAPSADPFSQLDGLLGPASASPALSGTSAPSASNTPDLMSIFSDDVQTGGTSASTEPAQKGATTKKGHSLQDALQKDATARQVGVTPTGNNPNLFKDLLG; this comes from the exons atgGAGCAGCTCCGGACGATCGGGCGGGAGCTGGCGATGGGGTCGCAGGGCGGGTGGGGGCAGTCGAAGGAGTTCCTGGACCTGGTCAAGTCCATCGGCGAGGCGCGCTCCAAGGCGGAGGAGGACCGCATCATCTCCCGCGAGCTGGAGCACCTCAAGCGCCGCCTCGCCGACCCCGACGTGCCGCGCCGCAAGATGAAggagctcctcctccgcctcgtctaCGCCGAGATGCTCGGCCACGACGCCTCCTTCGGCCACATCCACGCCGTCAAGATGACCCACGACGAGTCCCTCCCGCTCAAGCGCACCGGCTACCTCGCCGTCGCGCTCTTCATCGACGAGCGCCACGacctcgtcatcctcgtcgtcaacACCATCCAGAAGGACCTCAGGTCCGACAACTACCTCGTCGTCTGCGCCGCGCTCACCGCCGCCAGCCGTCTCATCGGGGAGGAGGCCATCCCCGCCGTGCTGCCCCAGGTCGTCGATCTCCTCGCGCACCCCAAGGAGGCCGTCAGGAAGAAGGCCGTCATGGCGCTCCACCGATTCTACCAGCGATCCCCTTCATCCGTTTCCCACCTCGTCTCCAACTTCCGCAAG AGACTCTGTGATAATGATCCTGGGGTGATGGGTGCAACTCTGTGCCCACTCTATGACCTGATCTTGGAAGATCCAAATGCGTACAAGGATTTAGTTGTTAGTTTTGTTAACATCCTCAAACAAGTTGCGGAGAGGAGGCTTCCAACTTCCTACGATTACCATCAAATGCCTGCACCATTTATTCAG ATAAAACTACTGAAAATACTTGCTGTGCTGGGCAGCGGCGACAAGTCAGCGAGTGGTCATATGTACACTGTCTTGGGCGACATATTCAGGAAGGGTGACACAGCGAGCAACATTGGGAATGCAATATTGTATGAATGCATATGCTGTGTCTCATGCATTTTCCCAAACTCTAAGATGCTAGACGCTGCTGCTGAAACAACATCGAAATTTTTGAAG AGCGATAGCCATAATCTTAAGTACATGGGAATTGATGCTCTTGGACGACTAATAAAAATAAATCCTGATATTGCAGAACAGCACCAATTGGCTGTTATCGATTGCTTAGAG GACCCTGATGACACTTTGAAGCGTAAGACTTTTGAGCTTCTTTATAAGATGACAAAATCAACTAATGTTGAAGTGATTGTTGATCGGATGATCGAGTACATGATCAGCATAACTGATCACCACTATAAGGCGGAAATTGCATCACGTTGTGTTGAGCTAGCAGAACAATTTGCGCCCAGCAACCAGTGGTTCATTCAG ACCATGAACAAAGTCTTTGAGCATGCTGGGGACCTTGTCAACATTAGAGTGGCACACAATTTAATGCGGCTTATCGCTGAAGGATTTGGAGAGGAGGATGAAGGTGCTGATAGTCAATTGAGATCATCAGCT GTCAATTCCTACCTCCGGATTCTTGGGGAGCCAAAGCTTCCATCCTCATTTTTGCAG ATCATATGCTGGGTTTTGGGGGAATATGGAACAGCAGATGGGAAGCATCCTGCTTCCTATATTATTGGGAAGTTATGTGATGTTGCAGAGGCCCACCCAACTGATGATACTGTCAGG GGTTATGCAGTCTCGGCAATTTTGAAGATTTTTGCATTTGAAATTGCTGTTGGAAGGAAATCTGATATGTTGCCTGAG TTTCAGTCATTGGTAGATGAATTATCATCTTCACATTCAACAGACTTGCAGCAGCGTGCATATGAGGTACAAGCTTTACTAGGCTTGGACAAACAGGCTGTTGAAAGTGTAATGCCCATAGATGCAAGCTGTGAAGATATTGAG GTCGACAGAAACCTCTCATTTCTGAACAGTTATGTGCAGCAAGCCTTGGAAAATGGTGCGACACCTTACATTCCTGAAAGTGAACGCTCAGGCGTTGTAAGTGTTGGTAACTACAGAGCCCAAGACCAACATGAGACATCTGCCCATGCTCTTAGATTTGAAGCCTATGAGCTACCTAAACCTTCAGTACCTACAGCAACCTCACAAAGTAGTGTTTCCCTGCCAACTACTGACCTTGTTCCAGTTCCAGAACCAAGTCACTATAGGGAAGACCATCATCAGGCAAGGTCCCGTCCATCAGGCAATGCAGTTTCTGGTGAATTTGGTGCCAAACTTCGTCTTGATGGGGTTCAGAAGAAATGGGGAAGGGAATCCTATACCTCTTCTATACCTTCAAGCTCGACCTCTAGCCAACAAGCAGCCAATGGGAGCTCTAACTCGGATGGAGGAGGATTGGTAACTTCACAGTCACGCGAGTCCTCGTATGGTTCCAAGAGTCAGCAGGGAACAGAAGTTTCAGCAGAAAAGCAACGGCTAGCTGCTTCACTTTTTGGTTCCTCAGCTGCTAAACCTAATCGGAAGGGACATACTGGTCGGAAGGCAGCAAAAGAGAGTTCCTCGACTGAGAAAGTAACACCTCAGCCTGCTAAGGAGCAAGTAACCCCTGCTGCCCCACCACCAGATCTGTTGGATCTGGGTGAAGAGCCTGTTTCGTCAAGTGCTCCATCCGCTGACCCCTTCTCGCAGTTAGACGGGCTTCTTGGACCAGCATCAGCCTCTCCCGCGCTTTCTGGAACCTCAGCTCCCAGCGCTTCCAACACACCAGATCTTATGTCCATCTTCTCGGATGATGTACAAACTGGAGGCACTAGTGCGTCCACAGAACCTGCACAAAAAGGAGCGACGACGAAAAAGGGCCATAGCCTTCAAGATGCGCTGCAGAAGGATGCCACCGCGAGGCAGGTTGGCGTGACCCCAACAGGGAACAACCCAAATCTTTTCAAGGACCTTCTAGGCTAG
- the LOC123071951 gene encoding uncharacterized protein isoform X1 (The sequence of the model RefSeq protein was modified relative to this genomic sequence to represent the inferred CDS: added 19 bases not found in genome assembly) — protein MKRSVLANLSWWRFRESHVKFTCCIPMDNSQSQPLPPGVGAWQPPPSNHPPQFQHPPQFQHPSQFQPTPRPHAYPTPYDTRPNGGSNQNGATMYYATQPFHPSPHPHAYPTPYDTRPNNGNNQNTAGTFYATQPSMLFAPAQSTPSVTTEAGNGQPDLKAHQTAHEVANHNANAANIESAVQEAVLHEQDIETQQVIQNQRQAKSTNDPAEYGEDILSSRRDPNALKEHLLKMTVDHRAEMANKRGKSLHPDNGNVEIGNGYGVPGGGAYHAGNLSSAQMSMTLFLCYSLLSDKPKDDAEKAKGDDGLPEFLKQRLKARGILKDKAANDSSMAKQNADSQEGHNKSAQELPPGWAETKDPTTGASYFYNQSTGVTQWDRPGGTVNTVQHQPAPSLPENWEEALDKSTGQKYYYNTKTQATQWEPPTSVNPVIVPQASTLVAVQPTTQNTDLWNPHIQRCSGCGGWGVGLVQPWGYCNHCTRVQNLPFQQYPSYSNNIVPSSVANAPKSQGNIAAKDRSSSKPPSGKINKKDNRKRGRAEEDELDPMDPSSYSDAPRGGWVVGLKGVQPRAADTTASGPLFQQRPYPSPGAVLRKNAEAASGGGKKRGGMAAISKRGDGSDGLGEAD, from the exons CGAACTTAAGCTGGTGGAGATTTCGTGAGTCACACGTCAAATTTACCTGCTGCATACCGATGGACAACTCTCAGAGTCAGCCATTACCTCCTGGTGTTGGAGCATGGCAGCCGCCACCTTCAAATCATCCTCCACAATTTCAGCATCCTCCACAATTTCAGCATCCCTCACAATTTCAACCTACCCCACGCCCACATGCTTATCCAACACCATATGACACCAGACCCAATGGTGGTAGCAATCAAAATGGAGCAACCATGTACTATGCAACACAaccttttcatcctagtccacatCCACATGCTTATCCAACACCATACGACACCAGGCCCAATAATGGCAACAATCAAAATACAGCAGGAACATTCTATGCTACACAACCTAGCATGCTTTTTGCTCCCGCTCAAAGTACTCCTAGTGTCACCACAGAAGCTGGGAATGGACAACCAGATCTCAAGGCCCATCAGACTGCTCACGAGGTTGCCAACCATAACGCAAATGCAGCAAACATCGAATCTGCTGTCCAAGAGGCTGTTCTTCACGAACAG GACATTGAGACGCAGCAAGTAATACAAAATCAAAG GCAAGCAAAATCAACAAATGACCCTGCAGAATATGGGGAAGACATACTTTCGAGCCGGCGCGACCCTAATGCACTGAAG GAACACTTGCTGAAGATGACGGTTGACCATCGTGCAGAGATGGCAAATAAAAGGGGAAAGTCACTTCATCCAGATAATG GCAATGTTGAAATTGGCAATGGCTATGGTGTACCAGGAGGCGGTGCTTATCATGCTGGAAATTTGTCAAGTGCTCAAATGAGTATGACACTCTTTCTATGTTACTCACTGCTTAGTG ATAAACCAAAAGATGATGCTGAGAAAGCGAAAGGTGATGACGGTCTCCCCGAGTTTCTGAAGCAGAGGTTAAAAGCAAGGGGAATTCTTAAAGACAAGGCAGCAAATGATAGCAGCATGGCTAAACAAAAT GCAGATTCTCAAGAAGGCCACAACAAATCAGCCCAAGAGTTACCTCCTGGTTGG gcTGAGACGAAGGATCCAACGACTGGTGCTTCTTATTTCTACAACCAAAGCACCGGAGTGACCCAATGGGATCGTCCTGGTGGTACCGTGAATACTGTGCAGCATCAACCTGCTCCATCATTGCCAGAAAATTGGGAGGAGGCACTTGACAAATCAACAG GCCAGAAATACTACTATAACACAAAGACACAGGCAACACAGTGGGAGCCACCTACTTCTGTGAACCCAGTTATTGTGCCACAAGCATCCACCCTTGTTGCAGTTCAGCCTACCACTCAAAATACTGATCTTTGGAACCCTCACATACAAAGATGTTCAGGCTGTGGTGGCTGGGGAGTCGGTCTTGTCCAGCCGTGGGGATATTGCAATCACTGCACAAG GGTTCAAAATCTGCCTTTTCAACAGTATCCGTCTTACTCGAACAATATCGTGCCCTCAAGTGTCGCCAATGCTCCCAAAAGTCAAGGAAACATTGCAGCTAAGGACAG ATCAAGTTCAAAACCCCCTTCaggaaaaataaacaaaaaagatAACCGAAAAAGAGGCCGCGCTGAGGAGGATGAGCTTGACCCAATGGATCCAAGCTCTTACTCAGATGCTCCACGGGGTGGCTG GGTTGTTGGCCTGAAGGGTGTACAGCCACGAGCAGCGGATACAACTGCATCT GGCCCTCTGTTCCAACAAAGACCGTATCCCTCACCTGGCGCCGTGTTGAGGAAAAATGCGGAGGCGGCATCCGGCGGCGGCAAGAAACGCGGTGGTATGGCTGCGATCAGCAAAAGAGGGGATGGGAGTGATGGGCTTGGGGAAGCGGATTAA